A DNA window from Primulina tabacum isolate GXHZ01 chromosome 12, ASM2559414v2, whole genome shotgun sequence contains the following coding sequences:
- the LOC142520921 gene encoding NDR1/HIN1-like protein 13, translated as MFRQQETNPHFLPLRNDPILEFPSQSRHPQHEPPPRRSTRTREQTPHSPSSPHHPTKQGVRPTYLVEPPPQRSHHTSTTPAGLSPADHSIPQATPPPQHVAAAAPQTQYTTQTSRRSRRPSLLQGPTSQKTRPLAWLIAAFCALFWIIVIVGGLIILIVYLLFRPRNPKFDISAVTFNAAYLDMGYLLNADVTLLANFSNPNTKVNVDFSYVILDLYYEKNFIATRYVEPFSLMRSETEFANVHFMVSQVRLSMGHIMELKRQMDSGRVNFEVKGLFRTRSKLGGFLQYSYWLYAHCQITVTGPPTGILLDKKCVTKR; from the coding sequence ATGTTCCGACAGCAAGAGACAAATCCTCATTTCCTCCCACTTCGAAATGATCCAATACTCGAGTTCCCTTCACAGTCCCGCCACCCTCAGCATGAACCGCCTCCACGACGCTCCACCCGAACAAGGGAACAGACACCTCACAGTCCCAGTAGCCCTCACCATCCCACAAAGCAGGGGGTTCGGCCAACGTACCTTGTCGAGCCACCACCGCAGAGGTCCCATCACACCAGTACTACCCCAGCAGGCCTCAGCCCAGCTGACCACTCTATACCGCAGGCAACTCCGCCACCGCAACATGTAGCAGCAGCAGCACCGCAGACCCAATACACGACACAAACAAGCCGCCGCTCCCGCCGCCCTTCATTGCTTCAAGGCCCCACATCCCAGAAAACAAGGCCGCTAGCATGGCTGATTGCAGCATTCTGCGCACTTTTCTGGATAATTGTCATAGTCGGAGGTCTCATTATCCTCATAGTTTACCTCCTTTTCCGACCTCGGAACCCGAAATTCGACATATCCGCGGTCACATTCAACGCGGCTTATCTCGACATGGGATACCTCCTCAATGCTGACGTCACATTGCTAGCAAATTTCTCCAATCCCAACACCAAAGTGAACGTAGACTTCAGCTACGTGATCTTGGATCTTTACTATGAAAAGAACTTCATCGCTACACGCTACGTGGAACCGTTTTCTTTGATGAGAAGTGAAACCGAGTTCGCCAATGTGCACTTTATGGTTAGCCAGGTCAGGCTCTCAATGGGGCATATAATGGAGCTGAAGAGACAAATGGATAGTGGAAGAGTGAATTTTGAAGTCAAGGGTCTGTTTAGAACAAGATCCAAGTTAGGGGGTTTCTTACAGTATTCATATTGGTTGTATGCTCATTGCCAAATTACGGTCACCGGACCACCAACCGGAATCTTGCTCGATAAAAAATGTGTAACGAAGCGATGA